The sequence GACTTATTATCGGAGAACTACATTTCATACTCAAATCGGTATTTAACATTGCGTGTCTATCCATTTCGTTATATCCAACACCGTTCTTCAGAATCGGGGAAGGCAGATCCGTCTTAGCTTCGACCCAAGTGTTCTCTAGAACCCGTATGTTCGGTTTCACCGCTGAATCTTGTTTTAGAcctgaaaaatgcaaattagaAATTTCTAAAACGCGCTGTTTCCAGTGTCAATAAATTAGTTCTgcactaaattaatttcaaattctaATTCAGGATCAGGCTagttttatatcttaaatataaaactatattttaattatatgcatCCTTACTTTCCTCTTGCATTCGTACTAATTGATGTAACTGCTCGATATTCATCGCAGGCCTGGTACACGAATTCTGACTGCTGCTGTCGGAGCACGTACTCAGCCTGTCATCCAAATCGGGAGCGCTGTGAGCACTCTGGGTGCTCTCTATACTCTCCGTTGAGCCGGCGGTCAGACCTTTCATCGGAAACTGACTATTCGCATTCACGTTCATCTCGAGGAGCCGTTGCTCGGAACCGCTTTTCAGCTTGCCATACGGATGCAGCTTGCTCGGATGCAATTGCGATTTCTCCGCAATGTTCTGCACGATGTTCGGTTGCGAGCCCTTCATGTATCCGATGTTGGAGATGCAGCCGACGGGCAAGCCGCTCGCGGTGTGCCCGGCCTTCAACGAACCCGACACCAGATTCGGATTAGACTTCTGCAAGAATTGCGGTAATTTCGACAGCATCTTTCGCATGTTCCTGCCCTGCGCCTTAGGCGGTGGCGGCTTGCAAAACGTCCCGTCCAGATTCGGACGCGGTGTCTGCTCGGCGTTTCGATTCGTGTCAGTGCTGTCAGCCTTCTCGACGTAATTGTTGCCCTTCTTCGTGAACGTATAAAATTTACGCTGATCCGGCAATTCCTTTTGAGCGGCTGCGGTCTCGTTCCGGCTCGTGCACTGATTTGCCGCGGCCGTCAACGTCGATTTCCTATACGTGTTGTATCTGTTCGTAGGCGGAACGTCAATCTCGTTCTCACTATAGGCTGCGCAGATATTTGTCTTGGTGTTGTCCCTCGCGTGATCGGTGCGATCGCTATGATTGTACGTCGAGTCCAGCTTACGCTCGCCGCTCCGCTGAATCTCCGCCAGCAACTCGCGTCTCAGCGACGTGGCAGCTTTCCGCGTGGGGTACGAGGCTTGCCGCGACTGGTCCGGACGTTTCGTCGCGAGTTTCGACGCTGGATTCAGCACGTTAGGATTCATCGGCGTGGATTGATTACAGATAAGCACCTTGAACGATACGTCGAACGCGTTCTCGTCCGCGGGTGTCTCGAGAAATGTCGCGGGCTCCTCGATTTCCTCGGTCACGATGTCGCACGTCACGTTCAAATCTGCCGTGTTCGCGCGCGCTACAGACGTGTAGGTGTCGTTTCTAGTCGACGCCGGCAAATTTGCTCCCTCGGCATGCTCCGCCGAGGATAAATACGTAGTATCCAATGGCCTGATGTCGTTATCCGCTTGACCGCATGCTTTCACGAAGGTAGCGTCAACGTTACGTTCGGTCACGAAAGTGGAAGACAGAGCAGCCGCGTCAGTGTCTTCTTTGTCGAGACTCGGCCGCGATGCTGATGCTTCGCTAGGAGCTTCAGTGTCGTAAGTTTCATTTAAGCCTCTATTCAATTGAACAGGTGGTTCTTCGCAGAAAGTCTTGCTCAGAGAATGCGTGCGATCCAAGCTATTTTCTATGATTGTCTCATCGGCGGTTTGCATCACAAACGTTTCATTAATGCTGCTACTAGAATTCGACAATTCTTCTACGTTGCTGTCCTTTTTATCGGTATTCGTTGATGCTACCGGTACTATATCGCTTTTAATGACTGACAGATTCGCAAGTTCGTTCATAGATGAAGTAATGGACATGTATAAAAGAGAAGGCTGCGACACATTCATCAGTAAATCGCTGCTGAACTCGGGTTCGCCTAAATTTATGAACGAATCAATTCCTTTGGATTGTGACATGTTTAAGAAGGCCTCCATACTTTCTTGTCCCGATACTGGTACGAATGATTGATTGCTTGAAGCATTCATGGCCGCTTTCGCGGATGGCTTTAGCATCAGTGGCACGGATTCTTGGTCTTCGATCATTACGGGTAAGCTCTTTTCTTCCTGGATAACATAAGCaagattatacaatattttatgatcaAAGTCACACACGTGTGacgttttgtataaatttcaaaaatcataaattaaaattcactcATGTGAATAATATATCATGCATTTTGATTGCtattaataagataaaaatactattttttaattctcaaaGGAATgctatctttaatttttatatctatttaatgcaataaaagATTAGATAGTAACATTAATTCAACTTACATCTTCTGTATGCGTAACATCTTTACTTGGAGGTTTCCATATACCTTTAATGGAAGGTGGTAATCCTTCGAAAATCGACTCGAAACTCATGCGAGCCGATCGTCTTTTAGGTCTCGTAAAGGTTCTTGTGTCAATACATTTTTTGTTATCTggataaacattaaatttcgtaataataaagaactttatatatttaaaattctatataaatCAAGCTAAAAGTAACTAATAAATTTAGTGCAATATTAACACATATCATCATGTACCTCGAATATCCAGTTCTGGTTCTGTCTTCAGCCAGGCATACAGATCATGATTTGTAGATTCGGTTGAACATCGTGGAGGTATGTACAACCTAGAGATACAGATTGATTATATGATATAGTATTATCTTATATTcttgagaaataataaaaaattaaatatttgatattaaaatggacagcaagtattaaaataatttttcacttGCACGTTTACTGCATTAAAtggttttttttaatgattttaaacaaatattattataatgaccACTTCTTTTTACAAATAGTAAATACTCAgaggaaaacattttattccgTAAGCGTAACATTATTTACTACATTCTTTCATAGATTTATTTCGATGAGTAGAAACAAAAGTCGCGAACGTAAatgataacaaaaataaaaatgtcaa comes from Ooceraea biroi isolate clonal line C1 chromosome 8, Obir_v5.4, whole genome shotgun sequence and encodes:
- the LOC105287818 gene encoding uncharacterized protein LOC105287818 isoform X1, giving the protein MSADATDPDGILTRTGYIHDGCLVDEIDLVDLSDLELDDNDDWLYIPPRCSTESTNHDLYAWLKTEPELDIRDNKKCIDTRTFTRPKRRSARMSFESIFEGLPPSIKGIWKPPSKDVTHTEDEEKSLPVMIEDQESVPLMLKPSAKAAMNASSNQSFVPVSGQESMEAFLNMSQSKGIDSFINLGEPEFSSDLLMNVSQPSLLYMSITSSMNELANLSVIKSDIVPVASTNTDKKDSNVEELSNSSSSINETFVMQTADETIIENSLDRTHSLSKTFCEEPPVQLNRGLNETYDTEAPSEASASRPSLDKEDTDAAALSSTFVTERNVDATFVKACGQADNDIRPLDTTYLSSAEHAEGANLPASTRNDTYTSVARANTADLNVTCDIVTEEIEEPATFLETPADENAFDVSFKVLICNQSTPMNPNVLNPASKLATKRPDQSRQASYPTRKAATSLRRELLAEIQRSGERKLDSTYNHSDRTDHARDNTKTNICAAYSENEIDVPPTNRYNTYRKSTLTAAANQCTSRNETAAAQKELPDQRKFYTFTKKGNNYVEKADSTDTNRNAEQTPRPNLDGTFCKPPPPKAQGRNMRKMLSKLPQFLQKSNPNLVSGSLKAGHTASGLPVGCISNIGYMKGSQPNIVQNIAEKSQLHPSKLHPYGKLKSGSEQRLLEMNVNANSQFPMKGLTAGSTESIESTQSAHSAPDLDDRLSTCSDSSSQNSCTRPAMNIEQLHQLVRMQEESLKQDSAVKPNIRVLENTWVEAKTDLPSPILKNGVGYNEMDRHAMLNTDLSMKCSSPIISPMGSSHALNNDGTSEDNVAKTKDEVTVSDKTEDPDQLVPKVESKTRLRQPTNWGTRSKPATVISGIPRPASRIPALRFARPNAKATQGDLRKGNTFLCMCRLTFHVYSVLRSP
- the LOC105287818 gene encoding uncharacterized protein LOC105287818 isoform X2, whose translation is MSADATDPDGILTRTGYIHDGCLVDEIDLVDLSDLELDDNDDWLYIPPRCSTESTNHDLYAWLKTEPELDIRDNKKCIDTRTFTRPKRRSARMSFESIFEGLPPSIKGIWKPPSKDVTHTEDEEKSLPVMIEDQESVPLMLKPSAKAAMNASSNQSFVPVSGQESMEAFLNMSQSKGIDSFINLGEPEFSSDLLMNVSQPSLLYMSITSSMNELANLSVIKSDIVPVASTNTDKKDSNVEELSNSSSSINETFVMQTADETIIENSLDRTHSLSKTFCEEPPVQLNRGLNETYDTEAPSEASASRPSLDKEDTDAAALSSTFVTERNVDATFVKACGQADNDIRPLDTTYLSSAEHAEGANLPASTRNDTYTSVARANTADLNVTCDIVTEEIEEPATFLETPADENAFDVSFKVLICNQSTPMNPNVLNPASKLATKRPDQSRQASYPTRKAATSLRRELLAEIQRSGERKLDSTYNHSDRTDHARDNTKTNICAAYSENEIDVPPTNRYNTYRKSTLTAAANQCTSRNETAAAQKELPDQRKFYTFTKKGNNYVEKADSTDTNRNAEQTPRPNLDGTFCKPPPPKAQGRNMRKMLSKLPQFLQKSNPNLVSGSLKAGHTASGLPVGCISNIGYMKGSQPNIVQNIAEKSQLHPSKLHPYGKLKSGSEQRLLEMNVNANSQFPMKGLTAGSTESIESTQSAHSAPDLDDRLSTCSDSSSQNSCTRPAMNIEQLHQLVRMQEESLKQDSAVKPNIRVLENTWVEAKTDLPSPILKNGVGYNEMDRHAMLNTDLSMKCSSPIISPMGSSHALNNDGTSEDNVAKTKDEVTVSDKTEDPDQLVPKVESKTRLRQPTNWGTRSKPATVISGIPRPASRIPALRFARPNAKATQGDLRKGNT